The genomic region TGCGCGGCTTCTTCCATGCTGTCGGCCGAGATGATCGGCAGACCCGAATCCGCCAGCATCTTCTTGCCGAGGTCTTCGTTCGTGCCCTTCATGCGCACGACGAGCGGCACCTTCAGATCCACTGCCTTCGACGCCGCGATCACGCCTTCGGCGATCACGTCGCAACGCATGATGCCGCCGAAGATGTTGACGAGAATCGCCTTCAGGTTCGGGTTCTTCAGCATCAGCTTGAAGGCTTCCGTGACCTTCTCGGTGGTCGCGCCGCCGCCGACGTCGAGGAAGTTCGCCGGTTCGCCGCCGAAGAGCTTGATGGTGTCCATCGTGGCCATCGCGAGGCCCGCGCCGTTCACGAGACAGCCGATGTTGCCGTCGAGCGAGATGTACGCGAGATCGAACTTCGACGCTTCGACTTCAGCCGGGTCTTCTTCGTCCAGATCGCGATACGCGACGATTTCCGGATGGCGGAAGAGCGCGTTGGCGTCGAAGTTGAACTTGGCGTCGAGCGCGATCACCTTGCCGTCGCCGGTCACGATCAGCGGGTTGATTTCGGCGAGCGATGCGTCCGTCTCGTAGAACGCCTTGTAGAGACCTTGCAGGATCGCGCGTGCTTGCGGGATCGATGCGTCCGGAATGCCGATCTTGCGTGCGAGGTCGTCGGCGTCCTTGTCCTGCAGACCGGTCGACGGCTCGACGGCGAACTTGTGCAGCAGATCGGGCGTCTTTTCCGCGACTTCTTCGATGTCCATGCCGCCTTCGCTCGACGCCATCACGACGATCTTCTGTGAGACGCGATCCAGCACGAGGCCGACATACAGTTCCTTCTTGATGTCCGCGCCTTCTTCGATCAGCAGGCGATTGACCTTCTGGCCTTCCGGACCGGTCTGGTGCGTGACGAGCTGCATGCCGAGGATCTGGTTCGCGTACTCGCGGACCTGCTCGATCGACTTCGCGACCTTCACGCCGCCGCCCTTGCCGCGACCGCCCGCGTGAATTTGCGCCTTGACGACCCAAACCGGGCCGCCCAGCTCTTCCGCGGCCTTGACCGCATCATCCACCGAGAACACGGGTTTGCCGCGCGGGACCGCGACGCCGAATTTCCGCAGGATTTCCTTACCCTGGTACTCGTGAATCTTCATGCGTGATTCCTTCAGTCTGAGAGTTGGAGTGAACTTCGATTTCGAATTGCCTGAACCGCCAATTCTTTAGATTCGTGTTGGACTGCGAGGCGCTCAACTGCCTGCCGACGATCAGCGGCTCATGTGTCGGGCGCATCTGGCGCATCTGGCGTTGCGGCTTGCGAACGCTCGGCCCGGGACGGCTCGTAGCCGAACCAGCGCGGATAGTATTCGCGCACAGCCGGACCGTCGAACCGCAACGCGTGGCAGCGGCCAAGCTGAAACGGCGGCTGCGGTTGACCCGACGCTTCGCGCCCCGATGCGTCGCCCCGCTGGAACGGACTGCCGTTCTCGATGGACCATACTTCGCCGGAAAACGCCTGGATCGCGACGGTCGGCAACACGGCGCACAACTCGGTGAGATGGGTGCACGCAGCCGTTCCGCGCAGGCGCGCACCGGCTTCGCGACGAAAATTCTGGAGCAGACTGAGTCCGATGAGGGAGCGATACGCGGAATTCGACTCGGCGCACAGCGCCGCATAAGGCGCCCACTCCGACGATGCCTCGGCGTCGACGATGGTGAGCTTGCGGTCGATGGTGATGCGCAGCCAGAGTTCATGGATCGGCAGGCCTTTCGGCCGGACGCCCGCCGCGAGGGGAAAGTCGCGGGGCTTCTCATCGGTTAGGCAGGCTTCGATGTCCCAGAGACCGTCCTCCCGCTCGAACGCTTCCAGGCGAATCGCGCGACGATGGCGCAACTGGCGGGAAACGGGCGGTGAGAGAGGCATTGGAGCGAAGCCGGAACGGGGAAAACCGTTGAATTTTAGCATAGCGAGTATTTCCGGCCTTGCATGTGCCTGACGAATGGCTGCGCGCGATGGAGCGCGGTTCGCGCTTGCGCTTGCCACCCTCAATCGTCGACGAACTCGTCGGCCCAGTCTTCCTCGCCGCCCTTCAAAATTTTGCCGATGGTGCCGCTCGAAAACCCGCGCGCCGCCAGAAAGCGCGCCTGCTTGGCCCGCTCGGCGGGCGTTTCGGGCGCAACGCCGTATTTCTTTTCCCAGACTGCCTTCGCGCGAGCGGTCTCCGTCTGCGCGAGCTTGTCTGCCGTCTCGCCGATGAGCGCCTCGCCGACTGCGTGCCGCTTCAGTTCGCTGATGATCCGGCTGCCGCCCATGCGACTCGCTCGCCGATGCACCACGCTTTCCACGAAGCGTTCATTGGACAGCCAGCCGTCGCGTTCGAGACTGTCGAGGACGGTTTCGAGCGAATCGGCTTCCTGGACGTAGGGGCGCAGCTTCCGGGACAGCTCCGCCCGGCTGTGTTCGCGGCGTGAGAGATAGGCGAGCGCTCGGCCTTTTAGCGAACGTTGAGGGCGTCTCGCGTTGTTGGCATCCGATGGCTTGCGCTGACGTTGCGTCGATCGGCTATAGACCGTGTCGGGTTCCGGCTCGGGCGCAGCGGCCGGAGCGCATTGCTCGAAGGGCTCGAACGGGTCGGCGTCTTCGAAGGGGTCCGGGAAGGAATCGATGCCCGCGTTCGCGTAGCTCGCCTCGGACGCCTTCAGCGATGCCGGCTCTTTCTGGACGCCAGGCGCCGTTGTGCGCCCCATCAGTGAGCGTGCTTGGGCAAGGCGTTCAGCGCGATCCAGTTCGGCAGCGCGCTGAGGGCGATGAGCGTCGGCTGCGAGTTGTTCTGCATCCTCAACAGCGACGGAATGCTTCGCCGCCCGGCGCGGTGTTTCCGCTTCCGGCGCGGTCGCGCTTCGCTCGCTCTCGTCGCGTTGATCGCGCTCGTTCGCCGCATGTGGCGGTGTCTCTTGGGGAGTCTCTCGAAGAGACTCGCGACGCGCGTCGAAAGCGCCACGCGCCGACGCGGATGACTCTGCGTCGGCGCGTGACTTGTCGCTGCGCGTGGACGAGCGCGGTTTTTTCGACGATGCCGCTCGGCGTTCGCTGCTTCGCTCGTAGCGGTCGACGGACTCCGCGGCTTCATCTGAAAACCCGACGCTGCGGGCAGCACCCACAGCGTCTTCACCGCCGGTCAGCGCGCCGTCCGAACGCTCAGAACGGCTGCGCCTGGATTCGGCGTTGCGAGCGTTCGACCCGGACCGGCGCTTGAACATCGACCGTGCGGCGGGACGCTTATTCGTCGCCCGCCACTGCTGCGCCCGTGGCTACGCCATCCGCCAGCGCCGCCACACCGAGCGATTCGCGGATCTTGTTCTCGATCTCGCGCGCGATGTCCGGATTTTCGCGCAGGAATTCACGCGCGTTGTCCTTGCCCTGACCGATGCGATCGCCGTTATAGCTGTACCAGGCGCCTGCCTTGTCGACGAGCTTGGCCTGCACGCCCAGATCGATGATCTCGCCCTGACGCGAAATGCCCTCGCCGTACAGAATGTCGAAGATAGCTTCGCGGAACGGCGGCGAGACCTTGTTCTTCACGACCTTCACGCGCGTTTCGTTGCCGATGACTTCGTCGTTCTTCTTGATGGAACCGATACGGCGAATGTCCAGACGCACCGACGAGTAGAACTTCAGCGCGTTGCCGCCCGTGGTGGTTTCCGGGTTGCCGAACATCACGCCGATCTTCATGCGAATCTGGTTGATGAAGATGACAAGGCAGTTCGTGCGCTTGATGGAGCCGGTGAGCTTGCGCAGCGCCTGCGACATCAGACGCGCCTGCAAACCGGGCAGCGAGTCGCCCATTTCGCCTTCGATTTCCGCCTTCGGCACGAGCGCCGCCACCGAGTCGATGACGATCATGTCGATGGAGCCGGAGCGCACCAGCGCGTCCGTGATTTCCAGCGCCTGCTCGCCCGTGTCCGGCTGCGAGATCAGCAGTTCCGGAATGTTCACGCCGAGCTTGGCTGCGTATTGCACGTCGAGCGCGTGTTCCGCGTCGATGAACGCCGCCGTGCCGCCGAGCTTTTGCATTTCGGCGATCACTTGCAGCGTGAGCGTGGTCTTGCCCGACGATTCCGGACCGTAGATTTCCACGACACGGCCGCGCGGCAAGCCGCCCACGCCGAGCGCGATATCCAGCCCGAGCGAACCGGTGGACACAACCTGAATGTCTTCGACCGCCTCACCCGCGCCGAGCCGCATGATCGACCCTTTGCCGAATTGCTTTTCGATCTGCGAGAGCGCGGCGGCCAGGGCCTTGCTCTTTTCCGCAGTCATTCCAGCCGGGCCTTTCTTGCTTTCTTCCATGAATCGTCCTTTGCTATGATGAACGGCGTCTGAGGCTTGTGCGAAAAGGCTTTGGCGCGCCCGTAAAAGGCGCTGTAACGGCGGATTAGCCGCTTTTCGCAAAGATGCAGACACTGTATAAAAAAACAGTAGTTTTTGCAAGCCCGATCACGCGAGCGTGGTTTTTTCCACGTCGCGCGAACCGCGCAAAAACCACGAACACTGGAGACCGCCGCGCCGGGCGATGCGGTGCCGGCAATGCGATGCGCGCCGCGCATCAGGCGCATACGACGATGCGAATCCTCATTGCCGAAGACGACAGCATACTCGCGGACGGCCTCGTCCGATCACTCCGCCAATCGGGATACGCCGTCGACCATGTGAAGCACGGCGTCGAGGCGGACACCGCCCTTTCCCTGCAAACGTTCGACCTGCTCATTCTCGATCTCGGCCTGCCGATGATGACCGGCCTCGAAGTGCTGCGCCGCCTGCGCGCGCGCAATTCGCCGATGCCGGTGCTGATCCTGACCGCCGCCGACAGCGTCGACGAGCGCGTGAAAGGCCTCGATCTCGGCGCGGACGACTACATGGCCAAACCCTTCGCCCTGAACGAACTCGAGGCGCGCGTGCGCGCGCTCACGCGGCGCGGCGCGGGCGGCGGGCCGACGGTCGTGAAGCACGGCTCGCTCGCGTTCGATCAGGTCGGGCGCATCGCGCATATCGGCGATCAGGTGATCGACCTGTCGGCGCGTGAAGTCGGTGTGCTCGAAGTGCTGCTGCAGCGCACCGGCCGGCTCGTGTCGAAGGAGCAGCTCGTCAACCATCTATGCGAGTGGGGCGAGGAAGTCAGCAACAACGCGATCGAAGTCTACGTGCACCGGCTGCGCAAGAAGATCGAGCCGAGCGGCGCGCGGATCATCACCGTGCGCGGACTCGGTTACACGCTGGAAAAGGCGTCGAACGGCGCATCGGGCTTGGCCGGGGCGTCCGCCAGCGCGCCGATGCCGCCGGGCCATCACTGAAGCCGGGGCGCGCATGGCGTCGCCTGTATCCACCGAGCGCGCAGACGAGGCACCGCGCGAGTCGCCAGCAAGCGCCAGCGCCGCCGACTCCGACGCCCTGCGCGACGCCCGCTACGCGAATCCGTTCGCGCCGCCCGACGAACTCGAGCCGGAAGGCGCGGCGCACCCTCGCTCGCTCTTCGGCGAGATTCTCGACTGGATGCTCGCGCCGCTTCTGCTGCTCTGGCCGATGAGCATCGCGGTGACGTATCTCGTCGCCAAATCGATCGCAAACGGGCCGTTCGACCGCGCCCTCGAAGCCGACGCCTACGTGATCGCGCGTCAGATTCAGCCGGCGGGCGGCGTCGCGGAACTGCGGCTGCCCGGCGCGACCCGCGATTTCCTGCGCGCCGACAACGTGGACAGCGTGTTCTTCCAGGTGCTCGGCACGCGCGGCGAACTGGTCGGCGGAGACCGCGACATGCCCTTGCCGCACGAGGACGACCGGCCGCAGCCGGGCATCGTCGAATTTCGCGACGACGTGCTGCGCGGCAACGACATTCGCGTCGCGTACACGACCGTCGATCTGCCGGGCCTCGCGCCGGGCCGCGACCCTGAAAGCGCGCAGCCCGTGCTCGTGCAGGTGGCCGAGACGCTCGACAAGCGCAGCCAGCTCGCCAACGACATCATCAAGGGCGTGATTCTTCCGCAGTTCGTGATTCTGCCGCTCGCGATCGTCCTCGTGTGGTTCGGGCTGTCGCGCGGGCTCGCGCCGCTGCACGCGCTCCAGGCGAATATCCGCTCGCGCCGCCCCGACGATCTCTCGCCGCTCGAAGCCGGCCGCGCGCCGCCGGAAATCGCGCCGCTCGTCGCGTCGTTCAACGATCTGCTCACGCGGCTCGAGCAGAACATGGAGTTCCAGAAACGCTTTATCGCCGATGCCGCGCATCAGATGAAAACGCCGCTCGCCGGGCTGCGCATGCAGGCGGAACTCGCACTGCGGCAGGACGTGTCGGCCGAAGTGCAGCGCTCGCTCGAACAGATCGCGACGAGTTCCGAGCACGCGGCACGGCTCGTCACGCAATTGCTCGCGCTTGCCCGCGCCGAGAACCGCGCGGCGGGACAAATCTTTTCGCGCGTCGAACTGACTTCGCTCGCGCGCCTCGCCGTGCGCGACTGGGTGCAGGCGGCGCTTGCGAAGCGCATGGACATCGGCTACGAGGAGCCGCCGTTTCCGGTCGAGGTCGAAGGCAATGTGGTGATGCTGCGCGAACTGCTCTCGAATCTGATCGACAACGCGATCCGCTACACGCCGGCGGGCGGGCGCATCACCGTGCGGGTTCGGACCGACGACAACGACCTCGATCGCGTGCATCTCGAAGTGGAAGACACCGGCTTCGGCATTCCGCCTGCGGAACGCGAGCGCGTCGTCGAGCGGTTCTATCGCATTCTCGGGCGCGAAGGCGACGGCAGCGGGCTGGGCCTCGCCATCGTCAAGGAGATTGCGACGATGCACGGCGGCACGCTCGCCATCGACGATCACGTCTATCAGGAATCGCCGCGCCTCGCGGGAACGCTGGTGCGCGTGAGCCTGCAGCGGGTTTTTCCTGCCCGGGACAAACCCTGAGCGCACACGTTCGCGGGCATCGGCCGCCAACCGCGAACGCCGGTGTTTCGTTGCAAATGAATCCTCTTTAGCCGACGTACCCGGCGCATTGGCGCTTTCGGCAGTCGCCAGCGATGCTCCGCGCGAAATGGTGCCGAGTCAGAACGCCGTAAGTTTTCGTTCCAATAATCGGTGCACCGGCGCTGCTCCGTGCGGCCCGATGAAGTCGACATCAAGACGCATAAACACGGCAACCAGCTTGCATGGATCGCATCGGGGCAGCGAAGCCCCGAATGCGGCCGCCACAGGAGACGATTCATGGCTACGGTCGAAGGGCGCATTTCCCACGCGCCGATGACGAACGAGGAGCGGAAGGTCATCTTCGCCTCGTCGCTCGGCACGGTGTTCGAGTGGTACGACTTCTATCTGGCGGGCTCGCTCGCCATCTACATCAGCAAGACGTTCTTCTCGGGCGTGAACCCGACCGCGGGCTTCATCTTCACGCTGCTCGGCTTCGCGGCGGGCTTCGCGGTGCGTCCGTTCGGCGCGATCGTGTTCGGGCGGCTCGGCGACATGGTCGGGCGCAAGTACACGTTCCTCGTGACGATCGTCATCATGGGCCTTTCGACGTTTCTGATCGGATTTCTGCCCGGCTACGCGACGATAGGCATCGCCGCGCCGATCATCTTCATCGCGATGCGGCTGCTGCAGGGCCTCGCGCTCGGCGGCGAGTACGGCGGCGCCGCGACCTACGTCGCGGAACACGCGCCGGCGAACAAGCGCGGCGCGTGGACCGCGTGGATCCAGACCACCGCGACGCTCGGCCTCTTCATCTCGCTCATCGTGATTCTGGTCGTCCGCACGATGACGGGCGAAGAGCAGTTCGGCGCGTGGGCGTGGCGCGTGCCGTTCCTCGTGTCGATTCTGCTGCTCGCCGTGTCCGTGTGGATTCGCATGAAACTGCACGAGTCGCCGGTGTTCGAGCGCATCAAGGCGGAGGGCAAGACCTCGAAAGCGCCGCTGACCGAAGCGTTCGGCCAGTGGAAGAACCTGAAGATCGTGCTGCTCGCGCTCTTCGGCCTGACGGCGGGCCAGGCGGTCGTGTGGTACACGGGCCAGTTCTACTCGCTCTTCTTCCTCACGCAGACGCTCAAGGTGGATGGCACCAGCGCGAACATCATGGTGGCCGTGGCGCTTCTGATCGGCACGCCGTTCTTCGTGTTCTTCGGTTCGCTGTCGGATCGCATCGGACGCAAGCCGATCATCATGGCGGGCTGTCTCATCGCGGCGCTCAGTTTCTTCCCGCTCTTCAAGGCGCTCGCGCACTACACGAATCCGACGCTCGAAGCCGCCACGCAGAAGTCACCGATCGTCGTGATTGCGAATCCGGACGAGTGCTCGTTCCAGTTCAATCCGGTGGGCACGTCGAAGTTCACGTCGTCGTGCGATATTGCGAAGAGCGCGCTGTCGAAGGCCGGCCTCAACTACGAGAACGTGGCGGCGCCGGCCGGCACGCTCGCGCAGATCAAGGTCGGCGAGACGGTCGTGAACACCTACAACGGCAAGGCGGCCGATGCGAAGGCGCGAGGCGCGGCGTTCGACAAGACGCTCGCCGGCACGCTCAAGAGCGCGGGCTATCCCGCGAAGGCGGACCCGGCGCTCATCAACTGGCCGATGGCGATCGTGATTCTGACGATCCTCGTCATCTTCGTGACGATGGTCTACGGCCCGATTGCCGCGATGCTGGTGGAAATGTTCC from Caballeronia sp. Lep1P3 harbors:
- the sucC gene encoding ADP-forming succinate--CoA ligase subunit beta — its product is MKIHEYQGKEILRKFGVAVPRGKPVFSVDDAVKAAEELGGPVWVVKAQIHAGGRGKGGGVKVAKSIEQVREYANQILGMQLVTHQTGPEGQKVNRLLIEEGADIKKELYVGLVLDRVSQKIVVMASSEGGMDIEEVAEKTPDLLHKFAVEPSTGLQDKDADDLARKIGIPDASIPQARAILQGLYKAFYETDASLAEINPLIVTGDGKVIALDAKFNFDANALFRHPEIVAYRDLDEEDPAEVEASKFDLAYISLDGNIGCLVNGAGLAMATMDTIKLFGGEPANFLDVGGGATTEKVTEAFKLMLKNPNLKAILVNIFGGIMRCDVIAEGVIAASKAVDLKVPLVVRMKGTNEDLGKKMLADSGLPIISADSMEEAAQKVVAAAEGK
- a CDS encoding DUF2889 domain-containing protein yields the protein MPLSPPVSRQLRHRRAIRLEAFEREDGLWDIEACLTDEKPRDFPLAAGVRPKGLPIHELWLRITIDRKLTIVDAEASSEWAPYAALCAESNSAYRSLIGLSLLQNFRREAGARLRGTAACTHLTELCAVLPTVAIQAFSGEVWSIENGSPFQRGDASGREASGQPQPPFQLGRCHALRFDGPAVREYYPRWFGYEPSRAERSQAATPDAPDAPDT
- the recX gene encoding recombination regulator RecX; its protein translation is MFKRRSGSNARNAESRRSRSERSDGALTGGEDAVGAARSVGFSDEAAESVDRYERSSERRAASSKKPRSSTRSDKSRADAESSASARGAFDARRESLRETPQETPPHAANERDQRDESERSATAPEAETPRRAAKHSVAVEDAEQLAADAHRPQRAAELDRAERLAQARSLMGRTTAPGVQKEPASLKASEASYANAGIDSFPDPFEDADPFEPFEQCAPAAAPEPEPDTVYSRSTQRQRKPSDANNARRPQRSLKGRALAYLSRREHSRAELSRKLRPYVQEADSLETVLDSLERDGWLSNERFVESVVHRRASRMGGSRIISELKRHAVGEALIGETADKLAQTETARAKAVWEKKYGVAPETPAERAKQARFLAARGFSSGTIGKILKGGEEDWADEFVDD
- the recA gene encoding recombinase RecA codes for the protein MEESKKGPAGMTAEKSKALAAALSQIEKQFGKGSIMRLGAGEAVEDIQVVSTGSLGLDIALGVGGLPRGRVVEIYGPESSGKTTLTLQVIAEMQKLGGTAAFIDAEHALDVQYAAKLGVNIPELLISQPDTGEQALEITDALVRSGSIDMIVIDSVAALVPKAEIEGEMGDSLPGLQARLMSQALRKLTGSIKRTNCLVIFINQIRMKIGVMFGNPETTTGGNALKFYSSVRLDIRRIGSIKKNDEVIGNETRVKVVKNKVSPPFREAIFDILYGEGISRQGEIIDLGVQAKLVDKAGAWYSYNGDRIGQGKDNAREFLRENPDIAREIENKIRESLGVAALADGVATGAAVAGDE
- a CDS encoding response regulator transcription factor encodes the protein MRILIAEDDSILADGLVRSLRQSGYAVDHVKHGVEADTALSLQTFDLLILDLGLPMMTGLEVLRRLRARNSPMPVLILTAADSVDERVKGLDLGADDYMAKPFALNELEARVRALTRRGAGGGPTVVKHGSLAFDQVGRIAHIGDQVIDLSAREVGVLEVLLQRTGRLVSKEQLVNHLCEWGEEVSNNAIEVYVHRLRKKIEPSGARIITVRGLGYTLEKASNGASGLAGASASAPMPPGHH
- a CDS encoding sensor histidine kinase; this encodes MASPVSTERADEAPRESPASASAADSDALRDARYANPFAPPDELEPEGAAHPRSLFGEILDWMLAPLLLLWPMSIAVTYLVAKSIANGPFDRALEADAYVIARQIQPAGGVAELRLPGATRDFLRADNVDSVFFQVLGTRGELVGGDRDMPLPHEDDRPQPGIVEFRDDVLRGNDIRVAYTTVDLPGLAPGRDPESAQPVLVQVAETLDKRSQLANDIIKGVILPQFVILPLAIVLVWFGLSRGLAPLHALQANIRSRRPDDLSPLEAGRAPPEIAPLVASFNDLLTRLEQNMEFQKRFIADAAHQMKTPLAGLRMQAELALRQDVSAEVQRSLEQIATSSEHAARLVTQLLALARAENRAAGQIFSRVELTSLARLAVRDWVQAALAKRMDIGYEEPPFPVEVEGNVVMLRELLSNLIDNAIRYTPAGGRITVRVRTDDNDLDRVHLEVEDTGFGIPPAERERVVERFYRILGREGDGSGLGLAIVKEIATMHGGTLAIDDHVYQESPRLAGTLVRVSLQRVFPARDKP
- a CDS encoding MFS transporter — protein: MATVEGRISHAPMTNEERKVIFASSLGTVFEWYDFYLAGSLAIYISKTFFSGVNPTAGFIFTLLGFAAGFAVRPFGAIVFGRLGDMVGRKYTFLVTIVIMGLSTFLIGFLPGYATIGIAAPIIFIAMRLLQGLALGGEYGGAATYVAEHAPANKRGAWTAWIQTTATLGLFISLIVILVVRTMTGEEQFGAWAWRVPFLVSILLLAVSVWIRMKLHESPVFERIKAEGKTSKAPLTEAFGQWKNLKIVLLALFGLTAGQAVVWYTGQFYSLFFLTQTLKVDGTSANIMVAVALLIGTPFFVFFGSLSDRIGRKPIIMAGCLIAALSFFPLFKALAHYTNPTLEAATQKSPIVVIANPDECSFQFNPVGTSKFTSSCDIAKSALSKAGLNYENVAAPAGTLAQIKVGETVVNTYNGKAADAKARGAAFDKTLAGTLKSAGYPAKADPALINWPMAIVILTILVIFVTMVYGPIAAMLVEMFPARIRYTSMSLPYHIGNGWFGGFLPATAFAIVAARGDIYSGLWYPIVIALATFVIGMLFVKDTRKSNVYHED